The Mesorhizobium sp. B1-1-8 genome contains a region encoding:
- a CDS encoding glycosyltransferase has product MTLTVLNVAYPLAPVGPDAVGGAEQVLSMLDRALMRQGHHSIVVACRGSSAAGTLVETPAETGALDETAKNRAQRAHRVAIAAARARWPIDVVHLHGIDFDAYLPNDGPTLVTLHLPLAWYPPEVLRPARENLWLHAVSQAQQKTAPPGSRLIAPIPNGVDVDALNDVRSRRNFALVLSRICPEKGIHLAIDAAKRAGVPLAIGGQIYPYQTHLQYFADEVKPRLDRRRRFLGPLGFSAKRRLLNAARCLVIPSLAAETSSLVAMEALACGTPVVAFPNGALPHVVEHGKTGFLVNDVDEMAIAIDASADLDNETCRAEAQARFSLDRMVSAYMNAYRALAKLGDSHARLGAAR; this is encoded by the coding sequence ATGACGCTAACCGTGCTCAACGTTGCCTATCCGCTTGCGCCTGTCGGGCCCGATGCGGTCGGCGGCGCCGAGCAGGTTTTGTCGATGCTGGACCGCGCGCTGATGCGGCAGGGCCATCATTCCATCGTTGTCGCCTGCCGGGGTTCCAGCGCAGCCGGGACCCTGGTCGAGACGCCTGCCGAAACGGGCGCGCTCGACGAGACGGCAAAGAACCGCGCCCAGCGCGCACATCGCGTGGCGATCGCAGCCGCCCGGGCGCGCTGGCCGATCGATGTGGTTCACCTGCACGGCATCGATTTCGACGCCTATCTTCCCAATGACGGCCCCACGCTCGTGACACTGCACCTGCCGCTCGCCTGGTATCCCCCCGAGGTGCTGAGGCCGGCTCGTGAGAATCTGTGGCTGCACGCGGTCTCGCAGGCGCAGCAGAAAACCGCGCCGCCCGGATCGAGGCTGATCGCGCCCATCCCGAATGGGGTCGACGTTGATGCGCTGAACGATGTGCGGTCGCGTCGCAATTTCGCGCTCGTGCTAAGCCGAATATGCCCGGAAAAAGGCATCCACCTGGCGATCGACGCCGCGAAACGCGCCGGAGTGCCGCTTGCGATAGGAGGGCAAATATATCCCTATCAGACCCATCTTCAGTATTTCGCCGACGAGGTGAAGCCTCGCCTTGACAGGCGGCGACGCTTCCTGGGACCGCTCGGCTTTTCCGCCAAGCGGCGGCTTCTCAACGCCGCCCGCTGTCTGGTCATTCCAAGCCTTGCCGCCGAAACGAGCTCGCTCGTTGCCATGGAGGCGCTCGCCTGCGGCACGCCCGTTGTGGCCTTTCCGAATGGCGCCCTGCCCCATGTCGTCGAGCACGGCAAGACCGGCTTTCTGGTCAATGACGTCGACGAGATGGCGATAGCCATAGATGCCTCGGCCGATCTCGACAACGAGACATGCCGAGCGGAGGCGCAAGCTCGGTTTTCGCTCGATCGCATGGTTTCGGCTTATATGAATGCCTATCGGGCACTGGCAAAGCTCGGTGATTCCCATGCACGGTTGGGAGCCGCGCGGTGA
- a CDS encoding PIG-L deacetylase family protein, protein MIVVAHPDDETIGIGGHLAGLPGCRIVHVTDGAPRNLADARAHGFETWQDYAHARRAELEAALSAAGLSCANLTGLDYPDTQAVMHLVPLAQELACLFAAAGTRFACTHPFEGGHPDHDATAFAVHAACHLLHRDRRPAPTIVEMAFYAAGPEGPIFQDFADDRGTDRIEVCLTEPAFRRKRAMLASHKTQQRTLAPFFGSTERFRLAPAYDFRALPNNGRLYYQSLPLGFEPSTWLSAAAVAHEELRLDQP, encoded by the coding sequence ATGATTGTCGTGGCGCACCCGGATGACGAAACGATCGGTATCGGCGGCCATCTTGCCGGACTGCCCGGGTGCCGCATCGTGCATGTAACGGACGGAGCGCCGCGCAATCTTGCCGACGCAAGAGCCCATGGGTTCGAGACATGGCAAGACTACGCCCATGCCCGTCGCGCGGAATTGGAGGCCGCTTTGTCGGCGGCGGGCCTGTCGTGCGCAAACCTTACCGGTCTCGACTATCCTGATACGCAAGCGGTCATGCATCTCGTCCCGCTCGCGCAGGAGTTGGCCTGCCTCTTCGCTGCCGCCGGGACCCGCTTCGCCTGCACGCATCCCTTTGAAGGAGGGCATCCCGACCACGACGCCACAGCTTTTGCGGTTCACGCGGCATGCCATTTGCTGCACCGCGACCGGCGTCCGGCCCCCACCATTGTCGAGATGGCATTCTATGCCGCGGGGCCGGAAGGCCCGATCTTCCAGGATTTCGCCGATGATCGCGGGACAGATCGCATCGAGGTCTGCCTGACCGAACCGGCCTTTCGGCGCAAGCGGGCGATGTTGGCCAGCCATAAGACGCAGCAGCGGACGCTTGCACCATTCTTCGGGTCGACCGAGCGGTTCCGCTTGGCGCCCGCCTATGACTTCCGCGCATTGCCAAATAACGGCAGGCTCTACTATCAATCGCTGCCGCTGGGCTTCGAGCCCTCGACGTGGCTGAGCGCCGCGGCTGTCGCGCATGAGGAGCTTCGGCTCGATCAGCCATGA
- a CDS encoding beta-xylosidase, translated as MIEAAMIWNEPNNKSHWDPELDPDWSRFASMTILAADAIELENPAITRVLGGISPIDAGFMSLMKGYGVLDHVDAVAVHGFPLDWNLWQMHEWPQKLAEIAQVTDLPIWVSEAGVSSFGAEEVQVWGLRRTAELLLGNVPRVQWYSLYDLPHAWGATTRHREVEGSSYYRHFYMGLLREDGTPKPALEEFLRHTPEMGLVQWFHFEDHRLDDAVAWMKRLGVTNLRTGLSWADSFRPNALDWFDRQMEALADFNVTITFCFTPEHRGLQPHHTSPPQAPEEFAEFCASMMRRYAPGVRNATMPERRVSAA; from the coding sequence ATGATTGAAGCCGCGATGATCTGGAACGAGCCCAACAATAAGTCGCATTGGGACCCCGAGCTTGATCCGGACTGGAGCCGCTTCGCCAGCATGACCATCCTGGCGGCCGACGCGATCGAGCTTGAAAACCCGGCGATCACCAGGGTCCTTGGCGGCATTTCGCCGATCGATGCCGGCTTCATGTCGCTGATGAAGGGGTACGGCGTGCTGGATCATGTCGATGCCGTCGCCGTTCACGGCTTTCCACTCGACTGGAACCTTTGGCAGATGCATGAATGGCCGCAAAAGCTCGCCGAGATAGCCCAAGTCACGGATCTGCCGATTTGGGTCAGCGAAGCGGGCGTCTCGAGTTTCGGCGCGGAGGAGGTCCAGGTCTGGGGCCTGCGGCGGACCGCGGAACTTCTGCTTGGCAACGTGCCCCGCGTGCAATGGTACAGTCTATATGATTTGCCTCACGCTTGGGGAGCGACCACGCGCCACCGCGAGGTGGAAGGCTCCTCCTATTACCGCCATTTCTACATGGGTCTGCTGCGCGAGGATGGCACGCCCAAGCCGGCGCTCGAGGAGTTCCTGCGCCACACGCCGGAAATGGGTCTCGTCCAGTGGTTCCATTTCGAGGACCACCGGCTGGACGACGCCGTCGCCTGGATGAAGCGGCTGGGCGTCACCAATCTGCGCACGGGCCTTTCCTGGGCCGACAGCTTCAGACCGAATGCCCTCGATTGGTTCGACCGCCAGATGGAAGCCCTGGCGGACTTCAACGTCACCATCACTTTTTGCTTCACGCCCGAGCACCGGGGCCTGCAGCCTCATCACACCAGCCCGCCACAGGCGCCAGAAGAATTCGCCGAATTCTGCGCGAGCATGATGCGCCGCTACGCACCTGGCGTGCGCAACGCCACGATGCCTGAACGGCGGGTCTCGGCCGCATGA
- a CDS encoding TIGR04290 family methyltransferase, which produces MLHSDAEIRRRIDALGPWFHNMELAGVQTAPDHFLGNYPLIKWRKFADAIPADLSGKSVLDIGCNAGFYSIEMKRRGADRVLGIDFDVAYLTQARFAAEIADCDIEFRELSVYDVGALGETFDIVLFMGVLYHLRHPLLALDLIREHVARDLMIFQSMQRGSGEVLALEENYHFWTHDLFDRPEFPKLHFIEHRYADDPTNWWIPNRGCIEAMLRSAGFEILLQPEDEVYFCRASAKPLGEGAVYPSKGRNDD; this is translated from the coding sequence ATGCTGCATTCAGACGCGGAAATTCGCCGCCGCATCGACGCGCTTGGACCGTGGTTCCACAACATGGAACTGGCGGGCGTGCAGACCGCTCCGGACCATTTCCTCGGCAACTATCCCTTGATCAAATGGCGCAAATTCGCCGATGCGATCCCGGCCGATCTGTCGGGCAAGTCCGTGCTCGACATTGGCTGCAATGCCGGCTTCTACTCCATAGAAATGAAGCGGCGGGGCGCAGACCGCGTGCTCGGCATCGACTTCGACGTGGCCTATCTGACGCAGGCGCGCTTTGCCGCCGAGATCGCGGATTGCGACATCGAATTCCGCGAGCTGTCGGTCTATGACGTCGGGGCGCTGGGTGAGACCTTCGACATCGTGCTCTTCATGGGTGTGCTTTACCACCTGCGCCACCCGTTGCTGGCGCTCGACCTGATCCGCGAGCACGTCGCCCGGGATCTGATGATCTTCCAGTCGATGCAACGCGGCAGCGGCGAGGTCCTCGCGCTTGAAGAGAACTACCACTTCTGGACGCACGATCTGTTCGATCGACCTGAATTCCCGAAGCTGCACTTCATCGAGCACCGCTACGCCGACGATCCGACCAACTGGTGGATCCCGAACCGCGGCTGCATCGAGGCGATGCTGCGCAGCGCCGGTTTCGAGATCCTGCTTCAGCCGGAGGACGAGGTCTATTTCTGCCGTGCGTCAGCCAAGCCCCTGGGTGAAGGTGCGGTCTATCCTTCGAAAGGACGAAATGATGATTGA
- a CDS encoding sugar phosphate nucleotidyltransferase, whose amino-acid sequence MLGIVPAAGRGSRIQPLGFSKELLPVGSRMDGQTERPCAVSEYLVRRMVRNGVDRICFIIGSGKSDILEYYAAGYDSAAAIFVAQPSPVGLCDAIFRAAPLVAPEETVLIGLPDTIWFPEDGFCHLADDRLSFLLFPVDRPELFDAVVVDQDGRVEQIQVKQQGAATDWVWGAFKMPGHIFQRLAALWRERDGCDEYFGTLVNAYLAAGGEAWGVNAGSAYVDVGTFNGYRTALRLLENNDTSEEGTPIFLPPGRSQVPSLPGEGG is encoded by the coding sequence ATGTTGGGTATCGTGCCTGCCGCCGGGCGCGGCAGCCGCATTCAACCGCTTGGGTTTTCCAAGGAACTGCTGCCGGTGGGCAGCCGGATGGATGGGCAAACCGAGCGTCCCTGTGCCGTCAGCGAATATCTGGTGCGCCGAATGGTCCGCAACGGCGTCGACAGGATCTGCTTCATCATCGGATCGGGTAAGTCCGATATCCTCGAATATTATGCCGCCGGTTATGACAGCGCGGCCGCGATCTTCGTGGCCCAGCCGTCTCCGGTTGGTCTTTGCGACGCGATCTTCCGCGCCGCCCCCCTCGTCGCGCCGGAAGAGACCGTCCTGATCGGTCTGCCGGACACGATCTGGTTTCCCGAGGACGGTTTCTGCCACCTTGCGGACGACCGGCTGTCTTTCCTGCTGTTTCCTGTGGACCGGCCCGAGCTTTTCGACGCCGTGGTCGTCGATCAGGATGGCCGCGTCGAGCAGATCCAGGTCAAGCAGCAGGGCGCAGCCACGGACTGGGTCTGGGGCGCGTTCAAGATGCCGGGCCACATCTTTCAGCGGCTCGCGGCGCTATGGCGCGAACGGGACGGCTGCGACGAGTATTTCGGAACGTTGGTCAATGCTTACCTGGCCGCCGGCGGTGAAGCCTGGGGCGTCAACGCGGGCTCGGCCTATGTCGATGTCGGCACCTTCAACGGCTACCGCACGGCGCTCCGGCTGCTTGAAAACAACGACACTTCGGAAGAAGGCACGCCGATATTCTTGCCGCCGGGCCGCTCGCAGGTGCCGTCGTTGCCAGGCGAAGGAGGCTGA